The Nicotiana tabacum cultivar K326 chromosome 5, ASM71507v2, whole genome shotgun sequence sequence TACTCGTACAAGTTCTTACTAAGAAATGAAATTTTGACAGAGAACGGCGAACCAAAAAGAAACGAATAAATATGAACAAATAGACAAGCACACAACACAGTACAGTCAAACTTCTCTATAACAACTTTATTTGTTCCAGATTTTTTTGGTTGTTATAACGAAGTgctgttataaagaacatatattataacatagcaTGAAAATTGGTTCCATACAAAATTTTGCTTTATAGTGAATGAATGTTATATCgcgatgttgttatagagaggtatgACAGTATAATGTAGAAAATTAACAATGTAACCCTCAAATGAGCACATTATAACTAGGAAAATTAAGCTACTTTGGTAAATAAGGAAATATCGTGCCTTGGCTTTCAGAATACAAGAGAAGTCGTAGAAAGCACCATATACATCGGCCATGGTCCTGGTCCGGTCAATAACCTTAGCAGTGAGACCTACAAAGAAGAAACCAAGCATCTTAATCACTGCAAGTATGATGttaagaagaagataaaaaacaAATGATTCAGTTAATGCTAAGTGCAgccacaataataaataagaactcGGTATCATCTTAATAACATACTGTACACAATTGTTAATCTGTTAATATTGGCAGACATACAAATCGCGTAAAAGAAAGCATGTTAATAAAGTtaaatgagagagagagagagaggcaagGAGTGCTGAACCGCATATTTTTCATACTTCTTACCGCGTCTCATTTTTACAACTCCTCTGAAAACTTCAATGTTGTTGTAGCACTTTGCTAATGTCCCAATTGCCATGACCTGGTAACATAGAAAATACCAAGGCAATGCACATTTTCAGAAGGATATTTAACAAGTTAATAATGCGAAAGTAGCAAACATACTAAGTTGTCTGGGCACAATGAAAAGTAAATTCACAACAACACCTATATGCACAACAAATCAATACACTCTGCtacttattttatttatttgttcgAGCCATGGAagcagcctcttgcagaaatgcagggtaaggttgcgtacaatagatcACCATTGTGATCCAGCCCCTCTCTGGaacccgcgcatagcgggagcttaatgCACCAGGCAACAACACTAACCCCGTGGCTTAATGAAAGATAGATAGATGTATTCataaaaataatacaacaagAAATTCCTTGATCAATCAagaataatgaaaataaaaatatcaaataaaagtaAAGCTTCTGTGAATTTCCTACATTTTCCTTTTGATTTTTGTCAACAGATTACCAAACAGACGCAAAATTCCATTATGAGACACAAGCTTGTTGACAAAGCTCAACAAAAGGCAAGAACAAGTGCTAAAAGTAAAATGAATAGACCTGTGGAATAGCACAGAATCGAAAGATAGCAGGATCTCGCAGTGTGGACATGTAAGTCAAAGAATCTTCTACATGTGATAAAGCATTAGTGACCATTTCATTCAGACATTGCACTGCCTTTACAGAGTTTTCCTCACACTTCAAGTCCTGAGGCACATCGACAAATGCTGGCGGTTAAAAATCAACGAACCCCATATTTAAACAAACAACAGTGCAATTTATGATGTACTGAGGTAATTCAATATCATGAATTTGATTAAAATGACAGGAAAATATGAGATATTAAATGTGTAGTTAAAGAGTTGAAGAAAAATACCTCGAGCTTGTCAACGTATTTACTCCAAATCTGACGAGGCCAAAACATGCGACACTTAGGTACTTCATTTATGTCCTCCAgataatctctaatgatatttgtTTTCTGCAGTACATTGCAAACATTTCTGTTACTGCAAAAAACATTCAAAGATGGTCACGGCTGGCTGTCACACACGTTAAGATTAACACCTGAAGAAATAAACCCATGGAATTGGAGAGAGAATCTGATGCAAAATCTTCTTTCCCAGAGGCGCGGAAAAGTTTTGATAAGCCTAATCCAACGAGCCCGGCTACATAGTGACAATATTCATCATAATCACCAATTGTTTCCACCTGCCAAAGATGGAATCGGTTGATCAGAGAAGCTTGCAGGTAAAAGCTTGGAACTCATAATTAGGCCATTATTTTGTGCATGTATTTACCTTATCTATGCCTAGAGGATGAAATTACCTAAAGGGCTTAACAAGATTTTAGTCCTATTTAACCAAATCCACGCAATAGTGTTTTCTCTAATTTTTATGTTGCCTCTCTTATTTTCCTTTTCAAGCTGATACAAAAGAAGACATAGCACAAAGTTATTTTCTTTAAAAGAAGATCGATTGCAGACCAACAGTGCTTGTTATCACAGACCAATAATCTTCGCATAAAATGATTAGGAATGTATATTGGTAATAAATATActaaattgtcaatagcagaaaTACTAGTGTTAACTCATATATTGACACTATAGTGTAGTTAACGCCACATTCATATTTTGGTAAATGGTAGTCGAGATAACAAATGGCTCTATGAAGAGGAGTTGCACAAGACGTGACTTTGATCCTCTCATTTATAGTACTTATTGCATACCTCCTTGCATATAAACTTTGCCATTCCTGCACCCATCCTCATAGTTATGTCCTCAATTGCCTCCTTGTAACTGCAACGATATGAGAACGTAATGCTCATTCATAAACTACTCACAAACACTAATATGGATAGCACATACCAAAAATTCATAGAAAGAATAGTATTTCAAATTCAAACTACAGATGTGGAGTCCACATGACAGACATAGAGTATAACAGTATTTCAAATCAGTATCATCAATTAATCACCTAAGTAACTAATATAACCTACGCAATTAATATACAGGGTAATATTTACTTTGTAGAAAAACATCTTAGTATGAGAAAAGCAGCCCTCGCTATGAATGAACTCACTGTTTCTCTAGCTCCAGAAAAGCAGTCGAAACATGATGAAACTGGTCCATAAGAACCTTGTAGTCCTTTGTACCGCCTAACATATGAAAACTGGGATTAGGAAACCACTCTACAATACTTGAACATAAACATGGCGATGGAAGTCGACCACTTAAATTCAGAAGACTTACACGAAAAATGCCATTCACGATCATAAACATGGCGATGGAATGACATCAAAATAGGTACTTTCACCTCCGTGGCTACACTGGTATCGTCCTCTGTCCACAATAAGAACAACAAAATGTTAATAACTAATATGACTCCAAGAAAATGAGTGCAGCAAGTCAGCAACCTTAGATTTTAACCAAGATCAAAGGTATAAACTACCTGATCACGGTATAAAAAGATAGAATTAATAAAAGCAACAGTCCATGGCTAATGGTAATTAATCAACATAATCAAAAACCTACCCAAATAACCAATACCATAGTACTAAGCCAGACTAACAATAATATAAAATTTTGAATCTTGTTGCAAATGCGAGAACTAGCTCGCATTTTTAATTATTGCACTTAAATGTCAGTCTTATTCTGTTAAGAAACTTGATATCTGGTTATATGCATTCAAGTTTCATATATCACCTCAGGTATAGGAATTTGACATACCGACAGTGTCAAGTGCTCGAAGAACCAAATAGAAAATGCATACCTGCAAAGATAGGCAGAAGTTTCAAGAAATCAACCTTCAAAATAAGAGTAATAAGATCATAGCAACAAATGAAACTTGGAGCCTAATTAAGTGAAAAGCCAAAAGTTTAAGCTGAAGAGTTTTGTCTTCATTGTGCGAGAGAAACTATGATTTCTCTTTCGTCATCGTATAGCATTCTCCAGTCTCAGAATTCAAACTGTGTAAAGCTTGACTAACATTTCATTGCGCGGAGAAAATTGcaacatgatatctaaatattTAATTGTATAAATGGAATTTATTTAATCCGATTTAGTTTCAAAAATCAGTCAAATAGACTTTAAATAAGGGAGAATCTCAAATAACCTCAAATGGAGAGAGTAGTATGATATAAGTAAGCTAcatcttaaaatcaaaagataAATTCAGAATATTTTGGCAGAGGAATTAAAGGGGGAAAATACCAACAATGTGAGTTTCATACAGCTGATTCCAAATCCAAATACATTCgaaaaattacttaaaatgacGTCTAAATAGTCATAAGATCATAAATATCCTCTACCCATTGGTATTACTCAAACAAACATGAAATGCATGCTTGCATAATGCGTCCATAGGCCAAACCAGATATGTAATATTGGAATAACTATCGGAGAGTCAAATGATGGAGTACGTGCCTAAAATTGCACAAATGACCACAGTAAAGGGCAGCCCAGTGCACAAGGCATTCTCGCGTTCACGCAGGATCTAGGGAAGGGCCGCACCTCAAGGGGTGTGATATAGACAGTCTaccctaatacaagcattagtggctgcttccacaaCTCGAGCCTGTGACCTATAGGCAGTGGTGAAGCCAGGAGTTTCTCCAaaggtgttcaaacttgaaagaagtgaaaaaaaatttCCGACAAAGGGTATTCaataatatatgttatatacctctaaaacctaatatattacctatatacacagtgtaatttttcgacgaagggtggtcaattgaccatCCTTAGCACAATGTGGCTTCGCCCCtgcctataggtcacacggagacatTGACACCACAGTATAATGTTATGTTGGTCACGTAAAATCTCAGAGCGGAATAGTACATAGTATAATTATATAGCCGATGTCAACTTGTTTAGGATTAAGGCGCGGTTGATTAAATTTAGGGACGAAAAAACAAAAACTTACAGCGTCGCGAAGCTCCAAGGGAAGCTGTTGAATGACAAGAGAAAAGCTACGAGAAACCTTGTGAAGCATTATATAACAGAAGGCCCAATGTGGCTGAGGAGGGATCTGTTTCTCTGCATATCGCGCCGCTAACTTCAGTTTCATCAATGGATAAATATCCTCAGGATTCCTCAGCATTGCACCTAAACTccccattattattattattattattattattaatcaaTCTGCTATAAATTCAATAGTATTTGATCAATTAGCAATTCACATCTGCGTATAAGATATGTTGATTCGAATTTGTGTACGAACATAATGAGCCGATGCTTTGGCATAAGAAAGCGTATGACAATGAATGAGTTGTTGGAGGGATTTTTGTCTGATGAGGATTGATAACTATATGTTCGTTTGGCAGTTAAAGACTAGCGTTTCGCACCATCTTATATTGTTTTTCTgtgtcttttttcctttttttttaaacacCTGTAGTCTCCATTTCATAGCGTGTGAATGTGTTAGATTGGACACGGATTTTGAGGGgattaaaatttatgattttaaggcctcatttgttttttttaaagacTAGTATTAGGTATGGGTGTCAATGGTTCAGTTCggtcggttattttataaaatttgtaccatatcaatttttcgattattctattatatataaccaaaattagacttttcgaaaccgtcccaatcacgtcggtttctcttcggtattgatacggttcggttaattttcggtattttttttatatcatgtaaaattcactagtagaagtagaatgcaataacatacgttcttttataggacttagcaaaattctctaaacatttttactgtttaaagggtgatgaattaaaaaaaaaaaagataactagagtatagatccatcaactattctacaacagcgtaaaagaaatcaaacaaaggcaaagaaaatataaatcacacgagttgaaagatataccaagctgggactcaagaataaagtttatagaagattaaatattcaaaaagataaatccaaattatatgaaaggaaacatattcaatacattgtagtttgctactcataatcgctagaatactttgtgtcttgctaataaagatacttgaaataacttagtttaagtagaagtagaATAATaagttttaggaattagtattttgagtttaattacttgttggcttgtaagagttttcataattccaaggcccaaagaaaatttaatgcattattacttttaaacttactaaataaatatattttctaaatgtaaaatttattcggtacggttcggtatttttttggaaataaaaaacttaccctaattatcggtgcggctatagatttatataaaagcctacggtttcttaaaaagaaacctaaaaatcggttcggtgcgGTACGGTTCGGTCGGTTGTCGAAAATCCACTGACACCCCCAGTGTtaggtacgcgctttgcgcgtgtacttGTATCAATGAATGctaaatttttaaaagttatATAAATATTACTTCCTCTATTTCAATTTACATAATACATTTTTCTTATTAAAAACAGATAGATAGATCCGTGTACATTTTGTTGTTGTGGGCAATACATAGTAGTTAAAATTAAACAAAGATCTAATATTATTTGTTTTTAGTCCTTTTatatttagaaaaaaatatagttttcgATTTGCGACTTTGAATAATTTTGACACATTGGTTTTAGCTTTGTGAGTTATTTcgattttaaataattttgataCATTATTTTAACTTTGTGAGTTATaattttgtttctatttttttcttttatgtgaaatatcaataaaatttaCTGCCTTCAGCTTTTAGAAAATACAATTGCACCAATCAGAATTTAGTTAATTTTGCTAGTAAACTCATGAGTTTATTGATTAGTGCAACTTCAGTACTAATATCTGTAACGGTAATCGTTTCATTTATCAATTGATGTGATTTCTGACATTGATCAAATATTTGTTTGATTGGAGTTACGTTCTTGTTGTTAAAATAAATGTTTCCTATAACTAATAAGTTCACCATTTTTTAACCTATTTAAATGCTCTTGACTACTAATAAATACTTCATCTATCTCAAACTATTTGTCGTATTTCTATATTACAAACAcctaaagaaaatattaattcGAAAGAATTTTTGACTATTTAACCCTTATTATGTCATAAGTATAATATATATTCGTTgaatatttactttatttatgtgtcatctccatcttcaagaaCAATCATTACTaagaatataacaaaaaaaattgtcttaaatttataaaatgacaaataatttgaaacATCTATTTAGAAATTACGATAAATAACTTGAGATGAAGGGAGTAGAAATTAATTCTCTTATATTAATTGTATATTTGCTTATTTTAACTCTAATTCCTCATCTAACTTGACTTTTAGAATATCAATAGTacttagaaaataaaaagaagaattaaTAACAGTAGttcttttttttcaaagtaaaaagTAGTAATAGTACGTCATTTTTTGCCTTTAATGTCTTGAATCCCAATTTAATGCTTATTGGTGACGCATTAAAACTTTGAAATTTGAATTCCTAAAACTTATTTCAATGTCAAAATTAGTTCTTATATttggtcctaaatattaggattttgaattataaaaggaaaattttagttgattttaatgtCTTAAATATTGGGATTTCCTACTATAATAACTAaagttttagttgattttaaaatcctaaatattagaaaattaatAAAACGACTATTTTATTCATTgcgaactctatttttaaagggtaaaaagacGAACAACATTTCGTTAAGGGTCTTtggcttttaatataatatagattaagacgtctgaatttGAATACACgtctgaatatcaagatgtgtattaagattaagacatctgaatctgaatacatatTTGAATGTAAGATGTGtgttaagatctgaatactaaatgattaagattgtttgatttttaacatctgaatgtataaaatttacctttatttgaaaattaataaacataaatttaaataaaataccaattaatctaatattccatcaataaatatatataattttttaaaatatgatagttgcCCGTGGTGATGGCTAAAAGTAGTGCTTATGAACGCCGACCAAAAATGGTTGTTGATGGTAGATTTGGTTGATGCTGGTAGTTTAGGGTAATATAAT is a genomic window containing:
- the LOC107813695 gene encoding squalene synthase-like, with amino-acid sequence MGSLGAMLRNPEDIYPLMKLKLAARYAEKQIPPQPHWAFCYIMLHKVSRSFSLVIQQLPLELRDAVCIFYLVLRALDTVEDDTSVATEVKVPILMSFHRHVYDREWHFSCGTKDYKVLMDQFHHVSTAFLELEKHYKEAIEDITMRMGAGMAKFICKEVETIGDYDEYCHYVAGLVGLGLSKLFRASGKEDFASDSLSNSMGLFLQKTNIIRDYLEDINEVPKCRMFWPRQIWSKYVDKLEDLKCEENSVKAVQCLNEMVTNALSHVEDSLTYMSTLRDPAIFRFCAIPQVMAIGTLAKCYNNIEVFRGVVKMRRGLTAKVIDRTRTMADVYGAFYDFSCILKAKVEYKDPNAAKTLRRLETILRTCKNSGTLNKRKSFVIQSRPNYNSALVVVLVVIIAILIAYLSGNRP